One genomic segment of Hordeum vulgare subsp. vulgare chromosome 2H, MorexV3_pseudomolecules_assembly, whole genome shotgun sequence includes these proteins:
- the LOC123430698 gene encoding uncharacterized protein LOC123430698 produces the protein MAEAAPAQPRTGGGDVVPAWLQRALELLFPSNLAAKAVLFAVVVALLPMLPTSQGPGIWDLPHILLLGLVISYGVFGQRNADADAVPPVAAPSKVVDDDESVEAFVSQILQGPLVFEGNGGDGVSGGARDGGVQAWSSQYYPDDPLVVVADTGGAGEKPLLLPVRKLKPSAEEPAPGNVSDDATDEEAEFLVSKEGTGYSGARQHAMSSPSSVLDAGLTLSPSSPPPPPPPPQFPGGARGLGKARARSFNEYGVGDMSMGGHAGLRNRFRSNSSIQATRRSTFTGYDPVAPSEDQAAADDEADEMAAASDGSFSSDDMARDGDDELDEEEDSYDEEGREGDNSCDEELFELATRPEPEEDEVDRKADEFIAKFREQIRMQRVQPGPGRR, from the coding sequence ATGGCGGAGGCCGCTCCGGCGCAGCCGAGGACCGGCGGCGGCGATGTGGTTCCCGCGTGGTTGCAGCGGGCTCTGGAGCTCTTGTTCCCGTCCAACCTCGCAGCGAAGGCGGTGCTGTTCGCCGTCGTGGTGGCGCTGCTGCCGATGCTGCCCACGAGCCAGGGCCCCGGGATCTGGGACCTGCCGCACATCCTCCTGCTCGGCCTCGTCATCTCCTACGGCGTGTTCGGCCAAAGGAACGCCGACGCCGATGCGGTGCCCCCGGTGGCCGCTCCCTCCAAggtcgtcgacgacgacgagtccGTGGAGGCCTTCGTCTCCCAGATACTCCAAGGGCCCCTGGTCTTCGAGGGGAACGGCGGCGACGGAGTCAGCGGCGGCGCCAGGGACGGCGGCGTCCAGGCGTGGAGCTCGCAGTACTACCCCGACGATcccctcgtcgtcgtcgccgacACCGGCGGCGCTGGCGAGAAGCCGCTTCTCCTGCCGGTGAGGAAGCTCAAGCCGTCGGCCGAAGAACCTGCACCGGGCAATGTAAGCGACGACGCCACCGATGAAGAAGCAGAGTTCCTCGTCTCCAAGGAGGGAACAGGATACAGCGGCGCGCGCCAACACGCCATGTCATCGCCGTCCTCCGTCCTCGACGCCGGCTTGACCCTCTCGCCGTCttcgcctcctccgccgccgcctccgccgcagTTTCCCGGCGGCGCGCGTGGCCTCGGGAAGGCCAGAGCAAGAAGCTTCAACGAATACGGGGTTGGAGACATGAGCATGGGCGGACACGCGGGCTTACGAAACAGGTTCCGGTCAAACTCCTCCATCCAAGCAACGAGGAGGAGCACTTTCACCGGCTACGATCCTGTAGCTCCGTCCGAAGATCAAGCGGCCGCAGACGATGAGGCTGACGAGATGGCCGCGGCCTCGGACGGCTCGTTCAGCAGCGACGACATGGCCAGGGACGGCGACGATGAACTCGACGAGGAGGAAGACAGCTACGACGAGGAGGGGCGGGAAGGTGACAACTCTTGCGACGAAGAGCTTTTTGAGCTGGCGACGAGGCCCGAGCCGGAGGAGGACGAGGTGGACAGGAAGGCTGACGAGTTCATAGCCAAGTTCAGGGAGCAGATTAGGATGCAGCGGGTTCAGCCCGGGCCGGGCAGAAGATGA
- the LOC123430699 gene encoding histone H4, producing the protein MSGRGKGGKGLGKGGAKRHRKVLRDNIQGITKPAIRRLARRGGVKRISGLIYEETRGVLKIFLENVIRDAVTYTEHARRKTVTAMDVVYALKRQGRTLYGFGG; encoded by the coding sequence ATGTCCGGGCGCGGCAAGGGCGGCAAGGGTCTGGGCAAGGGCGGCGCCAAGCGCCACCGGAAGGTCCTCCGCGACAACATCCAGGGCATCACCAAGCCGGCGATCCGGAGGCTGGCCAGGAGGGGAGGCGTCAAGCGCATCTCCGGCCTCATCTACGAGGAGACCCGCGGCGTCCTCAAGATCTTCCTCGAGAACGTCATCCGCGACGCCGTCACCTACACCGAGCACGCCCGCCGCAAGACCGTCACCGCCATGGACGTCGTCTACGCGCTCAAGCGCCAGGGCCGCACCCTCTACGGCTTCGGAGGCTAG